From a region of the Acanthochromis polyacanthus isolate Apoly-LR-REF ecotype Palm Island chromosome 3, KAUST_Apoly_ChrSc, whole genome shotgun sequence genome:
- the LOC110965418 gene encoding F-box only protein 48 isoform X1 has protein sequence MQYEPSRSSPAFLLCEGRPAVTPDADRPQNFAETLPTEMSVRIFGELDAESLCSASRTCRLWHHIIEQSEQLWRRQCLLVRAVCRREVDGDRRDGLSWKVEDHRCQLQLITLVLDGSKSGLWGDKSRTFTPEPSFQPDGTISLPRLMCVWVHCLVETSICVQDQPSADGFRFS, from the exons ATGCAATATGAACCCTCGAGGTCCTCGCCAGCGTTTCTCCTCTGTGAAGGTCGACCCGCCGTGACACCGGACGCCGACCGTCCTCAGAACTTTGCGGAGACGCTGCCAACGGAGATGAGTGTGAGGATCTTCGGCGAGCTGGACGCAGAGAGTCTTTGCAGCGCCTCGCGGACCTGCAGACTTTGGCATCACATCATCGAGCAGAGCGAGCAGCTGTGGAGGAGGCAGTGTCTGCTGGTCCGAGCCGTCTGCAGGAGGGAGGTGGACGGAGACCGAAGGGACGGACTGTCCTGGAAGGTAGAAGACCACCGCTGTCAACTACAGCTTATAACGCTG gttcttgatgggtctaagtcaggactttggggagacaagtctagaaccttcactccagaaccttcattccagcctgatggaaccatttctttaccacgtctgatgtgtgtttgggttcattgtctggttgaaacatccatctgtgtccaagatcaaccttctgctgatggttttaggttctcctga
- the LOC110965418 gene encoding F-box only protein 48 isoform X2, with translation MQYEPSRSSPAFLLCEGRPAVTPDADRPQNFAETLPTEMSVRIFGELDAESLCSASRTCRLWHHIIEQSEQLWRRQCLLVRAVCRREVDGDRRDGLSWKVTLGRNYSRCCLKRDWLRGRFSQVRSADELSGRKMTSLDAETWGEILQAELDR, from the exons ATGCAATATGAACCCTCGAGGTCCTCGCCAGCGTTTCTCCTCTGTGAAGGTCGACCCGCCGTGACACCGGACGCCGACCGTCCTCAGAACTTTGCGGAGACGCTGCCAACGGAGATGAGTGTGAGGATCTTCGGCGAGCTGGACGCAGAGAGTCTTTGCAGCGCCTCGCGGACCTGCAGACTTTGGCATCACATCATCGAGCAGAGCGAGCAGCTGTGGAGGAGGCAGTGTCTGCTGGTCCGAGCCGTCTGCAGGAGGGAGGTGGACGGAGACCGAAGGGACGGACTGTCCTGGAAG GTCACTCTGGGCAGGAACTACAGCCGCTGCTGTCTGAAGCGTGATTGGCTGAGAGGACGTTTCAGCCAGGTGAGGTCGGCCGACGAGCTGAGCGGCAGGAAGATGACGTCACTGGACGCCGAGACGTGGGGAGAAATCCTGCAGGCCGAGCTGGACAGATGA
- the ppp3r1b gene encoding calcineurin subunit B type 1b — MAGTSHKPVNPDQIKRLGKRFKKLDLDNSGSLSVEEFMSLPELQQNPLVQRVIDIFDTDGNGEVDFKEFIEGVSQFSIKGDKQQKLRFAFRIYDVDKDGYISNGELFQVLKMMVGNNLKDTQLQQIVDKTIINADKDGDGRISFDEFCLVVGGLDIHKKMVVDV; from the exons ATGGCCGGCACCAGCCACAAGCCCG TCAACCCTGATCAGATTAAGCGGCTGGGGAAGAGATTTAAGAAGCTCGACCTAGATAACTCAGGCTCGCTGAGCGTGGAGGAGTTCATGTCCTTACCGGAGCTCCAGCAGAACCCCCTGGTGCAGCGAGTCATCGACATATTCGACACCGACGGCAACGGGGAGGTCGACTTCAAAG AGTTCATTGAAGGAGTCTCACAGTTCAGCATTAAAGGCGACAAACAGCAGAAGCTTCGCT TCGCCTTCAGGATCTACGACGTGGACAAAGACGGCTACATCTCCAATGGTGAGCTGTTCCAGGTCCTGAAGATGATGGTAGGAAACAACCTGAAGGACACGCAGCTGCAGCAGATCGTCGACAAAACCATCATCAACGCAGACAAAGATGGAGATGGCAGGATATCCTTCGATGAGTTCTGTTTG GTCGTCGGTGGTCTGGACATTCACAAAAAGATGGTGGTGGACGTGTGA
- the aplf gene encoding aprataxin and PNK-like factor, protein MSDFDLVPVDGGDPVHLPPGETVVGRGPFLGVSDKRVSRQHGLLENLNGQLRLKPIHLNPCFVQSSLSDEPRPLQKDSWHLLHHGDLFSLLPGRFIYEVVAVGGEEHTPRNSQMFDEEELQLSPAAGPDQKQNQSPPQDVLTPAAPSNIEDTNSPSSSPKQEDSARLVEDVQRDDAPSVTRRRVLPAWMMAAVAAPRPSSSQKAPSAVKGGKSPAVSVSSKRAAAARATPTVSSSPVEAELSEEEEERPRKRTRKMSNREEKRQTEKDVLSEEPSRSELSGESDNFPAASGKGNTSTRTSEISESETDKKPKSKLTAKEAESVESNGSSASVQPPSKCPVRTACPYGKDCYRKNPLHFQECSHPGDTDYEEEEEDEDDEDRPECPYGTDCYRKNPLHRKEYKHTRRPARATRRVAKNTPDEDEEDEDEEYDDSFIDDDSEDVGDDSDYVPPESDDEGKEDVKRLQREAATFLKRRK, encoded by the exons ATGTCCGACTTCGACCTGGTCCCGGTGGACGGCGGGGATCCCGTCCACCTGCCGCCGGGGGAGACGGTCGTGGGCCGCGGTCCGTTCCTGGGA GTCAGCGATAAAAGAGTTTCCAGACAACACGGGCTGCTGGAGAACCTGAACGGACAGCTGAGGCTCAAACCG ATCCACCTGAATCCCTGCTTCGTTCAGTCGTCCTTAAGCGATGAGCCTCGGCCTCTGCAGAAAGACTCCTGGCACCTCCTCCATCATGGAGACTTGTTCTCGCTGCTGCCGGGTCGGTTCATCTACGAGGTGGTGGCGGTGGGCGGAGAGGAACACACTCCCAG AAACAGCCAGATGTTTGACGAGGAGGAACTTCAGCTTTCTCCTGCTGCTGGACCAGACCAGAAGCAGAACCAGAGTCCACCTCAGGACGTTCTGACACCAGCAGCTCCATCAAACATCGAGGACACCAACAGTCCCAGCAGCAGTCCCAAACAG GAAGACTCAGCTCGACTAGTGGAGGATGTTCAGAGAGATGATGCCCCGTCTGTaaccaggaggagagttttacCTGCATGGATGATGGCGGCTGTGGCAGCTCCGAGGCCTTCGTCCTCCCAGAAAG CTCCCTCGGCTGTGAAAGGAGGTAAATCTCCTGCAGTGTCAGTCAGCAGTAAACGAGCGGCGGCAGCACGGGCCACACCCACTGTGTCATCCTCACCTGTGGAGGCGGAGCTTAgcgaggaagaagaggaaagacCGAGGAAGAGGACGAGGAAGATGAgcaacagagaagaaaaacgtCAGACTGAAAAG GATGTTCTGTCAGAAGAACCCAGCAGGTCTGAACTCAGCGGTGAGTCTGACAACTTCCCTGCGGCGTCAGGAAAAGGAAACACCTCAACACGGACGTCTGAAATCAGTGAATCTGAGACGGACAAGAAGCCGAAAAGCAAACTCACAGCTAAAGAAGCTGAGTCCGTGGAGTCGAACGGCAGCTCGGCGTCCGTCCAGCCTCCGTCCAAATGCCCAGTCAGGACGGCGTGTCCATACGGGAAGGACTGCTACAG GAAGAACCCGCTTCACTTCCAGGAGTGCAGTCACCCTGGAGACACCGACtacgaggaagaggaggaggacgaagacGACGAGGACCGACCTGAATGTCCCTACGGCACCGACTGCTACAG GAAGAACCCTCTACACAGGAAAGAATATAAACACACCAGGAGACCAG CTCGAGCTACACGTCGCGTCGCCAAAAACACTCCTGACGAAGACGAAGAGGATGAAGACGAAGAGTACGATGACAGCTTCATCGACGACGACAGCGAGGACGTTGGCGACGACTCGGACTACGTCCCTCCGGAGTCGGATGACGAGGGCAAGGAGGACGTCAAACGGCTGCAGAGAGAAGCTGCGACTTTCCTGAAGAGGAGGAAGTAG
- the cnrip1a gene encoding CB1 cannabinoid receptor-interacting protein 1a, giving the protein MDDVPPIITVAIALRIQPNDGPVFFKVDGTRFGQNRTIKLLTGSKYRIEVVLRPGTVEATNMNIGGVVFPLEQQSRDAESVVYHGLYDTEGVPHTKSGDRQPVQVSIEFNKAGTFETVWQAKYYNYYKREHCQFGNKFSNIEYECKPNETRTLMWINKEAFN; this is encoded by the exons ATGGACGACGTCCCGCCGATCATCACCGTGGCCATCGCCCTGCGGATCCAGCCCAACGACGGGCCCGTGTTCTTCAAGGTGGACGGAACCCGCTTCGGCCAGAACCGGACCATCAAGCTGCTCACCGGCTCCAAGTACCGGATCGAGGTGGTGCTGCGGCCCGGTACCGTGGAGGCCAC CAACATGAACATCGGCGGTGTGGTCTTTCCTCTGGAGCAGCAGTCCAGAGACGCCGAGTCGGTGGTTTACCACGGCCTCTACGACACCGAAGGCGTTCCACATACGAAGAGCGGCGACCGGCAGCCGGTGCAGGTCAGCATCGAG TTTAACAAGGCGGGAACCTTCGAGACGGTCTGGCAGGCCAAATACTACAACTACTATAAGAGGGAGCACTGCCAGTTCGGCAACAAGTTCAGCAACATCGAGTACGAGTGCAAACCCAACGAGACGCGAACCCTGATGTGGATCAACAAGGAGGCGTTCAACTGA